One stretch of Scatophagus argus isolate fScaArg1 chromosome 18, fScaArg1.pri, whole genome shotgun sequence DNA includes these proteins:
- the LOC124049919 gene encoding zinc transporter ZIP12-like isoform X4, with the protein MLGICLIFFNSCQETYTLILQLFVGLAVGTLSGDALLHLIPQILDLHHHDSHSLDEEHNAEGNEYLWRILGMIAGIYSFFLIERIFSFLVPSHGHGHSGDLPLELNCNGQRGKSISTIQLGPVDDLECPEVSPEPTDTRRPSHQRQGLPLLAVMVIVGDSLHNFADGLVVGAAFSSSAETGMATTVAILCHEIPHEMGDFAVLLSSGLSVKTAMLMNFLSALTAFLGLYIGLFVSSDMEVQQWIFAVTAGIFLYLSLVEMLPEMNRVKTDRPGLMFLLQNLGLLMGWACLLLLALFEHELKL; encoded by the exons ATGCTCGGTATCTGCCTGATCTTCTTTAACTCCTGCCAGGAAACCTACACACTCATCCTGCAGCTGTTTGTGGGCCTGGCAGTGGGAACCCTCTCAGGAGATGCACTCCTGCACCTCATACCGCAG ATCTTAGACCTTCACCACCATGATTCTCACAGTCTTGATGAGGAACACAACGCAGAAGGAAATGAATATCTGTGGAGGATTTTGGGGATGATTGCAGGGATCTACAGCTTTTTCCTCATTGAAAgaatcttttcctttttggtcCCTTCTCATGGCCAT GGGCATTCTGGTGACCTTCCCTTAGAGCTCAACTGCAATGGTCAGAGGGGCAAGTCCATCTCCACCATACAGCTG GGGCCGGTGGATGACTTGGAATGTCCTGAAGTGTCTCCTGAACCCACAGACACAAGGAGGCCTTCACATCAGA GGCAGGGGCTTCCTCTCCTGGCAGTGATGGTAATCGTCGGAGACAGCCTTCATAACTTTGCCGATGGCCTAGTTGTTGGGGCGGCTTTCTCCTCTTCAGCTGAGACTGGTATGGCAACCACTGTGGCCATCCTGTGCCACGAGATCCCGCACGAGATGG GGGACTTTGCAGTATTGCTCAGCTCCGGGCTCTCAGTTAAGACTGCCATGCTAATGAACTTTCTCAGTGCTCTGACAGCCTTCCTGGGCCTCTACATTGGACTATTTGTGTCCTCAGACATGGAAGTGCAGCAGTGGATCTTCGCCGTCACTGCTGGGATTTTTCTCTACTTGTCACTGGTAGAAATG cttCCAGAGATGAACCGAGTGAAGACCGACAGACCGGGTCTCATGTTTCTCCTACAGAACCTCGGCCTGTTGATGGGTTGGGCTTGTCTCCTGCTCCTGGCTCTCTTTGAACACGAACTCAAACTGTAA
- the LOC124049919 gene encoding zinc transporter ZIP12-like isoform X3, with the protein MPVSPESKTEEDLYPLLSRETYTLILQLFVGLAVGTLSGDALLHLIPQILDLHHHDSHSLDEEHNAEGNEYLWRILGMIAGIYSFFLIERIFSFLVPSHGHGHSGDLPLELNCNGQRGKSISTIQLGPVDDLECPEVSPEPTDTRRPSHQRQGLPLLAVMVIVGDSLHNFADGLVVGAAFSSSAETGMATTVAILCHEIPHEMGDFAVLLSSGLSVKTAMLMNFLSALTAFLGLYIGLFVSSDMEVQQWIFAVTAGIFLYLSLVEMLPEMNRVKTDRPGLMFLLQNLGLLMGWACLLLLALFEHELKL; encoded by the exons ATGCCTGTGAGTCCAGAGAGCAAAACAGAAGAGGATCTCTACCCACTGCTCTCGAGA GAAACCTACACACTCATCCTGCAGCTGTTTGTGGGCCTGGCAGTGGGAACCCTCTCAGGAGATGCACTCCTGCACCTCATACCGCAG ATCTTAGACCTTCACCACCATGATTCTCACAGTCTTGATGAGGAACACAACGCAGAAGGAAATGAATATCTGTGGAGGATTTTGGGGATGATTGCAGGGATCTACAGCTTTTTCCTCATTGAAAgaatcttttcctttttggtcCCTTCTCATGGCCAT GGGCATTCTGGTGACCTTCCCTTAGAGCTCAACTGCAATGGTCAGAGGGGCAAGTCCATCTCCACCATACAGCTG GGGCCGGTGGATGACTTGGAATGTCCTGAAGTGTCTCCTGAACCCACAGACACAAGGAGGCCTTCACATCAGA GGCAGGGGCTTCCTCTCCTGGCAGTGATGGTAATCGTCGGAGACAGCCTTCATAACTTTGCCGATGGCCTAGTTGTTGGGGCGGCTTTCTCCTCTTCAGCTGAGACTGGTATGGCAACCACTGTGGCCATCCTGTGCCACGAGATCCCGCACGAGATGG GGGACTTTGCAGTATTGCTCAGCTCCGGGCTCTCAGTTAAGACTGCCATGCTAATGAACTTTCTCAGTGCTCTGACAGCCTTCCTGGGCCTCTACATTGGACTATTTGTGTCCTCAGACATGGAAGTGCAGCAGTGGATCTTCGCCGTCACTGCTGGGATTTTTCTCTACTTGTCACTGGTAGAAATG cttCCAGAGATGAACCGAGTGAAGACCGACAGACCGGGTCTCATGTTTCTCCTACAGAACCTCGGCCTGTTGATGGGTTGGGCTTGTCTCCTGCTCCTGGCTCTCTTTGAACACGAACTCAAACTGTAA